A region of Silurus meridionalis isolate SWU-2019-XX chromosome 17, ASM1480568v1, whole genome shotgun sequence DNA encodes the following proteins:
- the ankrd39 gene encoding ankyrin repeat domain-containing protein 39, giving the protein MDSHGSQCTCSAHHSTPSVHQTLDEMDFERGIWSAALDGNLERVRAFLKKGTDPNTKDQAGYTALHYASRAAHQQVCELLLDYGACANSQTHGGATALHRAAYCGHISIIKLLLEHRADPRLTDDDGSTPLHKAAEQGHLETCTLLVSSSPILRTIKDKKSRLPLDLSPDHKTFLELLNPPE; this is encoded by the exons ATGGACTCCCATGGAAGTCAGTGCACCTGCAGCGCTCACCACTCGACCCCGAGCGTCCATCAAACTCTAGATGAGATGGACTTCGAAAGAG GCATATGGTCAGCAGCATTGGATGGTAATTTGGAACGGGTCAgggcctttttaaaaaaaggaaccgATCCAAACACGAAGGACCAGGCTGGATACACCGCTTTG CACTACGCCAGTCGAGCAGCTCACCAGCAGGTGTGTGAGCTTCTTCTGGATTATGGTGCCTGTGCCAATTCTCAGACACACGGTGGCGCCACCGCTCTCCACAGAGCCGCCTACTGTGGCCACATCAGCATCATCAAACTGCTGCTGGAGCACAGAGCTGATCCCCGATTGACCGATGACGATGGCTCAACACCTCTGCATAAG GCTGCTGAGCAAGGACATCTGGAAACGTGTACATTGCTAGTGAGCAGTTCTCCCATCCTGAGAACCATAAAGGACAAAAAATCCCGCTTACCTCTAGATCTCAGTCCAGACCACAAGACCTTCTTAGAGTTACTGAATCCTCCTGAATGA
- the LOC124400249 gene encoding progonadoliberin-1-like, whose translation MCVKRALWWMVVCVVMLQVSSQHWSHGLNPGGKRATMQETVQEMPKVSSYACDYVDVSPWNKLYRLKDLLSRVAERETGQ comes from the exons ATGTGTGTAAAGCGAGCACTCTGGtggatggtggtgtgtgtggtgatgcTGCAGGTGAGCTCTCAGCACTGGTCTCATGGCCTCAATCCAGGAGGAAAGCGTGCAACCATGCAAGAG ACTGTGCAAGAAATGCCAAAGGTCTCCAGCTACGCATGCGATTATGTAGACGTTTCACCTTGGAATAAACTCTACAGACTGAAAGATCTGTTG AGCAGAGTCGCTGAGAGAGAAACTGGACAGTAA